A portion of the Ferrimonas lipolytica genome contains these proteins:
- a CDS encoding pseudouridine synthase codes for MRLDRLLSGQPSWNRRHAQLLLIQGRVRVNNEVIRQGEYEVSQFASVDVDDQSVQHGKAALYLMLNKPAGVVSATTDPEHPTALSLLPQSLQTELHIAGRLDKASTGLLLLTNDGLWSRRITEPELKKPKTYLVTLANPIDPGTAERFAQGIYFEYEGITTSPAQLQQLDSHRARLTIFEGRYHQIKRMFGRFRNPVVGLHRETMGPITLDPLLKAGEYRYLTKAEITAI; via the coding sequence ATGCGATTAGATAGATTACTTAGCGGCCAGCCAAGCTGGAACCGCCGCCATGCGCAGCTGTTGTTAATCCAAGGCCGAGTGCGGGTCAATAACGAGGTGATTCGCCAAGGTGAATACGAGGTTTCTCAGTTTGCCAGCGTAGATGTCGATGACCAATCCGTACAGCACGGCAAAGCAGCGTTGTACCTAATGTTGAACAAACCGGCCGGAGTGGTTAGCGCCACCACAGATCCCGAGCACCCAACGGCGTTGTCATTGCTGCCACAATCACTGCAAACCGAACTGCATATTGCCGGCCGGCTCGACAAAGCTAGCACCGGCTTACTGCTGCTTACCAACGACGGTTTATGGTCACGCCGGATCACCGAGCCGGAATTGAAGAAGCCCAAAACCTATCTGGTCACCTTGGCTAACCCCATTGACCCCGGCACCGCTGAACGGTTTGCCCAAGGCATATATTTTGAGTACGAAGGGATCACGACCAGCCCAGCCCAACTGCAGCAGTTAGACAGCCACCGCGCGCGACTGACCATCTTTGAAGGCCGCTATCATCAAATCAAACGGATGTTCGGCCGCTTCCGTAACCCAGTGGTCGGTTTACATCGCGAGACTATGGGGCCTATCACTTTAGATCCGCTGTTAAAGGCGGGGGAATACCGTTACTTAACTAAAGCAGAAATCACGGCAATTTAG
- a CDS encoding S1 RNA-binding domain-containing protein, whose protein sequence is MVEIGQYNTLEVVKKVGFGVYLDGDDLGEILLPKKWVPEGTEVGAKVEVFLYLDSEDQFIATTMKPKAQVGQFASLKCSATTDFGAFLDWGLDKDLLVPFNQQKKPFEEGRFYVVYLYVDQHTDRIAASAKIDRFLDKTPANYSNGEKVSLLIAGKSDIGYKAIINNEHWGVIYFDSVFKDLKPGMRMPGFIKKVRDGGGIDVSINPPVHKQADQVSDHIISYLQNQPNGFAPIYDKTDPETIKRTFGVSKAVFKRAIGGLYKSGQITILKDGIELK, encoded by the coding sequence ATGGTCGAAATCGGTCAATACAACACCCTTGAGGTCGTTAAGAAAGTGGGCTTTGGCGTTTACTTAGACGGCGACGATCTGGGTGAGATCCTGCTGCCTAAGAAATGGGTTCCGGAAGGCACCGAAGTGGGCGCTAAGGTTGAGGTGTTCCTATACCTTGATTCCGAAGATCAGTTTATTGCTACCACCATGAAGCCAAAAGCCCAGGTGGGTCAATTTGCGAGCCTGAAATGTTCCGCAACCACCGATTTTGGTGCATTCCTCGATTGGGGCTTGGACAAAGATCTGCTGGTGCCATTTAACCAGCAAAAGAAGCCGTTCGAAGAGGGTCGCTTCTACGTAGTCTACCTCTACGTTGATCAACACACCGATCGCATTGCCGCATCCGCTAAGATTGATCGCTTCCTCGACAAGACTCCTGCAAATTACAGTAATGGCGAAAAGGTGTCGCTGCTGATTGCCGGTAAGTCCGACATCGGCTACAAGGCGATCATCAACAATGAACATTGGGGTGTGATTTACTTCGACAGCGTCTTCAAGGACCTAAAGCCAGGCATGCGTATGCCGGGCTTTATCAAGAAGGTTCGTGATGGCGGTGGCATTGATGTCTCCATCAACCCACCAGTCCACAAGCAGGCAGATCAGGTATCCGATCACATCATCAGTTACCTACAAAACCAGCCAAACGGATTTGCTCCGATCTACGATAAGACCGATCCGGAAACCATTAAGCGTACCTTTGGTGTATCCAAAGCAGTATTCAAGCGCGCTATTGGTGGTCTCTACAAGTCCGGTCAGATCACCATCCTTAAAGACGGTATCGAACTGAAGTAA
- a CDS encoding LysE family translocator yields MPELTTIALFIPTFFLVSITPGMCMLLALSLGMSIGLRRTLPMMLGELCGVALVAMAAAFGVAAILLTHPMLFTGLKLIGGAYLIYLGINSWRSSGGLVQTEAVTDVSAKSLAMRGFLTAIANPKGWAFMVALLPPFLNQSQPLLPQMLGLLAVIMVCEFICMSLYASGGSSLRRLLSHNNVQLMNRLSGSIMVFLGIWLWLG; encoded by the coding sequence ATGCCCGAACTCACTACCATCGCTCTATTTATCCCTACCTTTTTTCTGGTGTCTATTACTCCAGGAATGTGCATGTTGTTGGCACTTAGCCTAGGCATGAGCATTGGTTTGCGTCGCACCCTACCGATGATGCTTGGTGAGCTTTGTGGCGTGGCACTGGTGGCGATGGCTGCCGCCTTTGGCGTAGCAGCTATATTGCTGACCCACCCCATGTTATTTACCGGATTAAAGCTGATAGGCGGCGCTTACCTGATCTATCTTGGCATCAATTCATGGCGCAGCAGCGGCGGCTTGGTACAAACCGAAGCCGTTACAGACGTTAGTGCTAAGAGCTTGGCGATGCGCGGATTCCTCACGGCCATCGCTAACCCTAAAGGTTGGGCCTTTATGGTGGCTCTGCTGCCACCATTCTTAAATCAAAGCCAACCGTTATTACCACAAATGTTAGGGCTGTTAGCGGTGATAATGGTATGTGAGTTCATCTGCATGAGCTTATACGCCAGCGGTGGCAGCAGCCTGCGCCGGCTGCTAAGCCACAACAACGTACAACTGATGAATCGTCTGTCCGGCTCTATTATGGTGTTCTTAGGGATATGGTTGTGGCTTGGCTAG
- the rfaH gene encoding transcription/translation regulatory transformer protein RfaH has protein sequence MQAWYLLYCKGRREKTVQQSFEHRQITCYVPEIEIEAIIAGKKQRKMVPLFPNYVFVRFDPHISGYGEITRVPNVASIVRTNGELAPVELSLVVGLREALKRRTEPEVDLPKKGDKVVITDGAFANLEAVFEEPDGEKRSILLVKMLGEMQKMNVDNLGFRRL, from the coding sequence ATGCAAGCGTGGTATCTGCTTTATTGCAAAGGACGCAGGGAAAAAACGGTGCAGCAATCATTTGAGCACCGCCAGATCACCTGTTATGTGCCAGAGATTGAAATCGAAGCGATCATCGCTGGCAAGAAGCAGCGCAAAATGGTGCCACTGTTTCCGAACTACGTGTTTGTTCGATTTGATCCGCATATCAGCGGTTACGGTGAGATTACTCGAGTGCCTAATGTTGCTAGTATTGTGCGGACTAACGGCGAGTTAGCACCCGTTGAGTTGTCACTGGTGGTAGGGCTACGGGAAGCGTTAAAACGGCGAACTGAGCCAGAAGTAGACCTGCCGAAAAAAGGCGATAAAGTGGTGATTACTGACGGAGCTTTTGCCAACCTAGAGGCGGTTTTTGAAGAGCCTGATGGTGAAAAACGCAGTATTTTGTTGGTCAAAATGCTCGGTGAAATGCAAAAGATGAATGTTGATAATCTCGGTTTTCGTCGTCTCTAA
- the purU gene encoding formyltetrahydrofolate deformylase, whose protein sequence is MNSKWVLLVDTVDKIGLIHQITGVLHRHNINIDKNTEYVDKAQNLFFMRSEIEGDIEQQQLLDELHQIIPSAHVQLKPMAKKNIVVLVTKEAHAIGDILIKHQFDALNANILAVVGNRDNLQGLVEKFDIPFHYVSHEGLSREEHETAVQATIDQYQPDYLILAKYMRILTPQFVESYPSQIINIHHSFLPAFIGANPYKQAFERGVKIIGATAHFVNNNLDEGPIICQNVIPVDHSDSWQQMASKGRDVERTVLANALRLVLDDQVFVSGNKTVLL, encoded by the coding sequence ATGAACAGTAAATGGGTGCTATTGGTTGATACGGTCGATAAAATTGGCCTGATCCATCAAATTACTGGGGTGTTACATCGGCACAATATCAATATTGATAAGAACACCGAGTATGTCGATAAGGCTCAAAATCTGTTCTTTATGCGCAGTGAGATTGAGGGGGATATTGAGCAACAGCAGCTGCTTGATGAACTGCATCAGATCATCCCTAGCGCGCATGTACAGCTCAAGCCGATGGCCAAGAAAAACATCGTGGTGCTGGTGACTAAAGAGGCACACGCCATTGGCGATATCCTTATTAAGCATCAGTTTGATGCGTTGAATGCCAATATCCTAGCGGTGGTCGGCAATCGCGATAATTTGCAGGGGCTAGTTGAGAAGTTTGATATCCCGTTTCATTACGTCAGCCATGAAGGTTTAAGTCGCGAAGAGCATGAAACTGCGGTGCAGGCGACAATCGATCAATACCAACCGGACTATCTAATACTCGCCAAATACATGCGTATTTTAACGCCGCAATTTGTCGAGTCCTATCCGAGTCAGATCATCAATATTCACCATTCATTCCTGCCGGCATTTATTGGCGCTAATCCCTATAAGCAAGCGTTCGAACGTGGCGTGAAGATTATCGGGGCCACAGCCCACTTTGTTAACAACAACCTCGATGAAGGGCCAATTATTTGTCAGAACGTGATTCCAGTGGATCACAGTGACTCGTGGCAGCAGATGGCGAGTAAAGGCCGCGATGTTGAGCGGACAGTTCTGGCTAATGCGCTACGCTTGGTGCTTGACGATCAGGTGTTTGTCAGTGGCAACAAAACGGTTCTGCTGTAA
- a CDS encoding nitrate reductase cytochrome c-type subunit: MKKVLISSVLAALVLTGCGATEEVAPAEAPKGMRDGAPVAVTLSAQDAAVYPKKTPLIERNWEGQPPVIPHDYKKSVNLKKNSCLMCHKPAKPGKKAKATPTHASHYDADGKLDNLFYNCHQCHVAVSDGPAAIGSNF; this comes from the coding sequence ATGAAAAAGGTTTTAATCTCAAGCGTATTGGCGGCCCTAGTGCTAACAGGTTGTGGCGCAACGGAAGAAGTTGCACCAGCTGAAGCGCCAAAAGGCATGCGTGATGGTGCACCTGTAGCGGTAACCCTGAGCGCTCAAGATGCAGCGGTTTACCCAAAGAAAACCCCGTTGATTGAACGCAACTGGGAAGGCCAACCACCGGTGATCCCACACGATTACAAGAAGTCGGTTAACCTGAAGAAAAACAGCTGCCTGATGTGCCATAAGCCAGCGAAGCCAGGCAAAAAAGCTAAGGCTACGCCAACCCATGCCTCTCACTATGATGCCGATGGCAAACTGGACAACCTGTTCTATAACTGCCACCAGTGTCACGTTGCAGTGTCTGATGGCCCAGCGGCGATTGGCAGCAACTTCTAA
- the napA gene encoding nitrate reductase catalytic subunit NapA, whose amino-acid sequence MSISRRDFIKANAAAAAATVVGATLPIKMVEATEADHKDLKWQKAACRFCGTGCSIMVGTQNGKVVASKGDTESPVNNGLACIKGYFLPKIMYGNDRLSSPLLRMKNGAFDKSGELTPVSWETAFDVMADKWKASLKAKGPTSVGMFGSGQWTIWEGYAASKMMKAGFRSNNIDPNARHCMASAVVGFMRAFGIDEPMGCYDDIEHANAFVLWGSNAAEMHPILWQRLSDRRLSHPKESSVHVLSTYENRSFELADNKMVMKPQSDLVILNFIANYIIQNDAVNQDFINKHTKFAEATPDIGYGLRPDHPLEQKAKNAGNGKTKPMTFAEYSKYISDYTLEYAVEASGVPAENLLELAKVYADPKQKVMSMWCMGVNQHTRGVWANNSIYNLHLLTGKISEPGNSPFSLTGQPSACGTAREVGTFAHRLPADMVVMNPKHREITEKKWQLPAGTIPAKPGYHAVKQSRMLKDGKLNVYWTMCTNNMQAGPNINEEILPGFLNPENFIIVSDPYPTVTALTADLVLPTAMWVEKEGGVGNAERRTQFWHQMVKPQPGAKSDLWQLMEFTKRFTMDEVWTEELLAQKPEYRGKTMFDVLFANGVVDKYPRSECTSELNDESDDFGFYVQKGLFEEYAEFGRGHHHDLDKFDVYHQVRGKRWPVIDGKETLWRFKEGSDPYAKKGSDFDFYGKPDGKALIIASPFEPAPEEPNQEFDMWLSTGRVLEHWHTASMTARVPELNKAMPTAKIYMHPQDAKKRGLVNGDEVVVSSPRGEVKTRVETKGRNKPPVGVVFMAFFDARVLVNKLILDATDPLSKETDFKKCPVKVVKA is encoded by the coding sequence CCGCTGCCACCGTTGTTGGCGCTACCCTTCCAATCAAAATGGTTGAAGCAACCGAAGCAGATCATAAAGATCTGAAGTGGCAGAAGGCGGCTTGTCGTTTCTGTGGCACCGGCTGTTCCATCATGGTTGGTACTCAAAACGGTAAAGTTGTTGCCTCTAAAGGTGATACCGAAAGCCCGGTGAACAACGGTTTAGCTTGTATTAAAGGTTACTTCCTACCGAAGATTATGTACGGCAATGATCGTCTTTCTTCGCCGCTGTTGCGCATGAAAAATGGCGCCTTTGACAAATCTGGTGAGCTGACTCCAGTAAGCTGGGAGACCGCTTTTGACGTAATGGCTGACAAATGGAAAGCCTCGTTGAAAGCCAAGGGCCCAACCTCTGTCGGTATGTTTGGTTCTGGTCAATGGACCATCTGGGAAGGCTACGCGGCTTCTAAGATGATGAAAGCCGGTTTCCGCTCGAACAACATTGATCCTAACGCTCGTCACTGTATGGCGTCTGCGGTTGTTGGCTTTATGCGTGCCTTTGGTATCGATGAGCCGATGGGCTGTTACGATGATATCGAGCACGCTAATGCGTTCGTATTGTGGGGTTCTAACGCCGCTGAGATGCACCCAATCCTGTGGCAGCGTTTGTCTGACCGTCGCTTGAGCCACCCGAAAGAGAGCTCAGTACACGTCCTGTCGACCTACGAAAACCGTAGCTTCGAATTGGCTGACAACAAGATGGTGATGAAGCCTCAGTCTGATCTAGTGATCCTGAACTTCATCGCTAACTACATCATCCAAAATGATGCAGTAAACCAAGACTTCATCAACAAGCACACCAAGTTTGCTGAAGCGACTCCAGATATCGGTTACGGCTTGCGCCCGGATCACCCACTAGAGCAGAAAGCGAAGAACGCTGGCAATGGTAAAACCAAGCCAATGACCTTCGCTGAATACAGCAAGTACATCTCTGATTACACCTTGGAGTACGCAGTAGAAGCCTCCGGCGTACCGGCAGAGAACCTGCTGGAGTTGGCTAAGGTCTACGCTGATCCTAAACAAAAAGTGATGAGCATGTGGTGTATGGGTGTGAACCAGCACACCCGTGGTGTTTGGGCTAACAACTCTATCTACAACTTGCACCTGTTAACTGGCAAGATTTCTGAGCCAGGCAACAGCCCATTCTCTTTGACTGGTCAGCCATCCGCTTGTGGTACCGCCCGTGAAGTAGGCACCTTTGCTCACCGTCTGCCTGCAGACATGGTGGTAATGAATCCTAAGCACCGCGAAATTACTGAGAAAAAGTGGCAGCTGCCGGCTGGCACAATTCCAGCGAAACCGGGTTACCACGCGGTTAAACAGAGCCGTATGCTTAAAGACGGCAAGCTGAACGTGTACTGGACCATGTGTACCAACAACATGCAGGCCGGCCCGAACATCAACGAAGAGATCCTACCGGGCTTCTTGAACCCGGAGAACTTCATCATCGTTTCTGATCCGTACCCAACCGTGACTGCGTTAACCGCAGACTTGGTATTGCCAACGGCAATGTGGGTAGAGAAAGAGGGTGGTGTTGGTAACGCTGAGCGTCGTACCCAGTTCTGGCACCAGATGGTGAAACCGCAACCTGGCGCTAAGTCTGACTTATGGCAGTTAATGGAATTCACTAAGCGCTTCACCATGGATGAAGTGTGGACTGAAGAGCTGTTAGCGCAGAAGCCTGAGTACCGTGGCAAGACCATGTTTGACGTGCTGTTCGCTAATGGTGTGGTTGATAAGTACCCACGCAGCGAATGTACCTCTGAATTGAACGACGAGTCTGATGACTTTGGCTTCTATGTGCAAAAAGGCTTGTTTGAAGAGTACGCTGAATTTGGCCGCGGCCATCATCACGATCTCGACAAGTTTGATGTGTACCACCAGGTGCGCGGTAAGCGCTGGCCGGTGATTGACGGTAAAGAAACCCTGTGGCGTTTTAAAGAGGGTTCTGACCCATACGCGAAGAAGGGCTCCGACTTTGACTTTTACGGTAAGCCAGACGGCAAGGCGCTGATTATTGCTTCTCCGTTTGAGCCAGCACCAGAAGAGCCAAACCAAGAGTTCGACATGTGGCTGTCGACCGGTCGCGTCCTTGAGCATTGGCACACCGCCTCTATGACCGCGCGTGTTCCAGAGCTAAATAAGGCGATGCCAACTGCCAAGATCTACATGCACCCACAAGATGCGAAGAAACGCGGTTTGGTAAACGGTGACGAAGTGGTTGTTTCTAGCCCTCGGGGTGAAGTGAAGACCCGAGTTGAAACCAAAGGCCGTAACAAGCCGCCGGTTGGCGTTGTGTTCATGGCGTTCTTTGATGCTCGTGTACTGGTTAATAAGTTGATTCTTGATGCGACGGATCCACTGTCGAAAGAGACCGACTTCAAGAAGTGTCCAGTTAAAGTGGTTAAGGCATAA